The following are encoded in a window of Arthrobacter sp. OAP107 genomic DNA:
- a CDS encoding HAD-IA family hydrolase, with amino-acid sequence MTETLNTSAGSRPNSWTGAAAILFDLDGVLTPTAVVHERAWQELFDGYLETVPEKDGYQESDYFDHIDGKPRFDGVRDFLTSRGITLPEGPADDDPDNITVQGLGNRKNRIFNEIVGSGVEPYAGSVRFLEAVLDRGLKVAVVSSSRNAPSVLRAAGLADRFEVVVDGVVAAEEGLPGKPDPATYEYAARLLDLPSEQCIVVEDAVSGVQAGSAGSFHSVIGVDRGAGRQTLLDAGATLVVSDLGELL; translated from the coding sequence ATGACCGAAACCCTGAATACCAGCGCCGGTAGCCGGCCCAACAGCTGGACCGGTGCCGCCGCTATCCTCTTTGACCTCGACGGCGTGCTCACGCCCACGGCCGTGGTCCACGAGCGCGCCTGGCAGGAGCTGTTCGACGGATACCTCGAGACCGTCCCCGAAAAGGACGGCTACCAAGAGAGCGACTACTTCGACCACATCGACGGCAAACCGAGGTTCGACGGCGTCCGGGACTTCCTGACGTCCCGCGGCATCACCCTTCCCGAGGGCCCCGCAGACGACGATCCGGACAACATTACTGTCCAGGGCCTGGGCAACCGGAAGAACAGGATTTTCAACGAAATTGTCGGCTCCGGGGTGGAGCCCTACGCGGGATCGGTGCGTTTCCTGGAAGCCGTGCTGGACCGCGGACTTAAGGTCGCCGTCGTCTCCTCCTCACGGAACGCCCCCTCGGTGCTGCGTGCGGCAGGGCTGGCGGACCGCTTCGAGGTGGTCGTCGACGGCGTCGTGGCAGCGGAGGAAGGGTTGCCCGGCAAGCCCGACCCGGCAACCTATGAGTACGCCGCCCGGCTCCTGGACCTGCCCAGCGAACAGTGCATCGTCGTCGAGGACGCCGTGTCCGGCGTTCAGGCAGGCAGTGCCGGCAGTTTCCATTCCGTCATCGGCGTGGACCGCGGGGCAGGCCGGCAGACGCTGCTCGATGCCGGCGCCACCCTTGTGGTCAGCGACCTCGGGGAACTCCTCTAG
- a CDS encoding fructose-specific PTS transporter subunit EIIC, which yields MTQLITADLVELDQNLGNSPEDVIRHLAGRVAANGRASEVEGLFTDAFAREQKTATGVPGGIAIPHCRSAAVTEPTLAMARLSQPVDFGAKDGPADLIFFIAAPAGADQEHLKLLSKLARSLIKKDFTGALRAATSREEIVELVDNALADKPAAAAETTAAPATAAATAGAASSGAASSGPRRLVAVTACPTGIAHTYMAADSLVAAAQEVGVDLQVETQGSSGAKPLDPAIIAAADAVIFAVDVDVRGKERFAGKPVINAPVKRGIDEPAKMVQEALDAADNPHAHRVPHFGAEEQAEREAAEKGEHIGQKLKKALLTGVSYMIPFVAGGGLLIALGFLLAGFDIALGTKANDILANNSLVNLPDGNLALYLGTVFFKIGALSMGFLVPALAGYIAYAIADRPGIAPGFVAGAVSGFMGAGFLGGIVGGLLAGYIAHLIGTWSVPRWLRGLMPVVIIPLLASIIASGAMFLFLGGPIAAITVGLNSWLSGMSGASAIVLGIILGLMMCFDLGGPVNKVAYAFAVAGLGAGSATNQAPWQIMATVMAAGMVPPLAMALATVLDKKVFSLAERENGKAAWLLGASFISEGAIPFAAADPLRVIPASMIGGAVTGALTMAFGVTSQAPHGGIFVFFAIGNVVMFIVSILAGTVVTAIIVVALKRWAARKAVDTVETVPVTV from the coding sequence GTGACTCAGCTCATCACCGCGGACCTGGTCGAGCTTGACCAGAACCTGGGCAATTCGCCCGAGGACGTGATCCGGCACCTGGCCGGCCGTGTTGCCGCCAACGGACGTGCAAGCGAAGTTGAAGGCCTCTTCACCGATGCCTTCGCCCGCGAACAGAAGACCGCCACCGGCGTTCCCGGCGGCATCGCCATTCCGCACTGCCGTTCGGCTGCCGTGACCGAACCAACCCTCGCCATGGCACGCCTCTCCCAACCCGTCGACTTCGGCGCCAAGGACGGCCCGGCCGACCTCATTTTCTTCATCGCTGCACCGGCGGGCGCCGACCAGGAGCACCTGAAGCTGCTGTCCAAGCTCGCCCGCTCGCTCATCAAAAAGGACTTCACGGGTGCGCTCCGCGCTGCCACCTCCAGGGAAGAGATTGTGGAGCTCGTGGACAACGCCCTCGCGGACAAGCCTGCTGCCGCGGCGGAAACTACTGCTGCGCCGGCCACGGCCGCTGCCACTGCCGGCGCCGCATCCAGCGGCGCTGCATCCAGCGGCCCGCGGCGCCTCGTGGCCGTCACGGCCTGCCCCACCGGCATCGCGCACACCTACATGGCGGCGGACTCCCTCGTGGCCGCAGCCCAGGAAGTGGGCGTGGACCTGCAGGTTGAAACCCAGGGCTCCTCCGGCGCCAAGCCGCTGGACCCGGCCATCATCGCCGCTGCGGACGCCGTGATTTTCGCCGTCGACGTGGACGTGCGCGGCAAGGAGCGCTTCGCCGGCAAGCCGGTCATCAACGCACCGGTCAAGCGCGGCATCGACGAGCCCGCCAAAATGGTCCAGGAAGCCCTGGACGCGGCGGACAACCCGCACGCCCACCGTGTTCCGCACTTCGGTGCCGAGGAGCAGGCTGAACGGGAAGCCGCCGAAAAGGGCGAGCACATCGGCCAGAAGCTGAAGAAGGCACTCCTCACCGGCGTGAGCTACATGATCCCGTTCGTGGCCGGTGGCGGCCTGCTGATCGCACTGGGCTTCCTGCTCGCCGGATTCGACATCGCCCTGGGTACCAAGGCCAACGACATCCTGGCCAACAACTCCCTGGTCAACCTGCCCGACGGCAACCTCGCCCTCTACCTCGGAACCGTCTTCTTTAAGATCGGCGCCCTGTCCATGGGCTTCCTGGTTCCCGCCCTCGCCGGCTACATTGCCTACGCAATCGCCGACCGTCCGGGCATTGCACCGGGCTTCGTCGCCGGTGCCGTCTCCGGCTTCATGGGCGCCGGCTTCCTCGGCGGCATCGTCGGCGGCCTGCTCGCCGGTTACATCGCCCACCTGATCGGAACCTGGTCGGTGCCGCGCTGGCTCCGTGGCCTGATGCCCGTCGTCATCATTCCGCTGCTGGCCTCCATCATCGCCTCCGGTGCGATGTTCCTGTTCCTCGGCGGCCCGATTGCAGCCATCACCGTCGGACTGAACAGCTGGCTCTCCGGGATGTCCGGCGCTTCGGCCATCGTGCTGGGCATCATCCTCGGCCTCATGATGTGCTTCGACCTCGGCGGCCCGGTCAACAAGGTGGCCTACGCCTTTGCCGTCGCCGGCCTGGGCGCCGGCAGCGCCACCAACCAGGCCCCCTGGCAGATCATGGCCACCGTAATGGCCGCCGGCATGGTGCCGCCGCTGGCGATGGCCCTGGCCACCGTCCTGGACAAGAAGGTCTTCAGCCTGGCCGAGCGTGAAAACGGCAAGGCGGCCTGGCTGCTGGGTGCCTCGTTCATCTCCGAGGGCGCCATTCCGTTCGCGGCAGCCGATCCCCTCCGCGTCATCCCCGCCAGCATGATCGGCGGCGCTGTCACCGGCGCGCTCACCATGGCCTTCGGCGTCACGTCACAGGCACCCCACGGCGGTATCTTCGTGTTCTTCGCCATCGGCAACGTGGTGATGTTCATCGTCTCCATCCTGGCCGGAACCGTGGTGACTGCGATCATCGTGGTGGCCCTCAAACGCTGGGCTGCCCGCAAAGCCGTTGATACGGTGGAGACCGTCCCTGTAACAGTCTGA
- a CDS encoding DUF6458 family protein, translating into MRIGSAIFLIALGAILAWAVTPGLIPNVDLTLIGYILMAVGVIGLVASLVIAAPGRSRRVSETRSVVDPNTGERITRNESRDNGL; encoded by the coding sequence ATGAGAATCGGTTCCGCCATTTTCCTCATCGCACTGGGCGCCATCCTCGCCTGGGCGGTTACGCCAGGTCTCATCCCTAACGTGGACCTGACGCTGATCGGCTACATCCTGATGGCCGTCGGCGTCATCGGCCTCGTCGCCTCGCTGGTGATCGCCGCCCCCGGCAGGAGCCGGCGTGTCAGCGAGACCCGATCCGTCGTGGATCCCAACACGGGCGAGCGGATCACCCGAAACGAAAGCCGCGACAACGGCCTCTAG
- a CDS encoding Rho termination factor N-terminal domain-containing protein, whose product MPEKKNPSLKDPKIYEELRDEGASKQKAARVSNAAAKKGRSEVGRKGGKSGDYEDWTVDKLRAKAKEIGLKGYSGKKKSELISALRNS is encoded by the coding sequence ATGCCAGAGAAGAAGAACCCCAGCCTGAAGGATCCCAAGATTTACGAGGAGCTGCGCGACGAGGGCGCCTCGAAGCAGAAGGCCGCACGCGTCTCCAACGCGGCAGCCAAGAAGGGACGGTCCGAGGTGGGCCGCAAGGGCGGAAAGTCCGGCGACTATGAGGACTGGACCGTGGATAAGCTCAGGGCCAAAGCCAAGGAAATCGGCCTCAAGGGGTATTCAGGCAAGAAAAAGAGCGAACTCATTTCCGCGCTCAGGAACTCCTAA
- a CDS encoding HPr family phosphocarrier protein, giving the protein MSERTATVASRVGLHARPAAIFAEAAGEFDLDITIAREGEPADEAMYAASILSLMSLGASHGDVVVLRAEGDGADAALERLVQILETDHDAE; this is encoded by the coding sequence ATGTCCGAACGTACCGCAACCGTCGCCAGCCGCGTAGGCCTGCACGCCCGCCCCGCCGCCATCTTTGCCGAAGCCGCGGGCGAGTTTGACCTCGACATCACCATTGCCCGCGAAGGGGAGCCGGCCGACGAGGCCATGTACGCCGCCAGCATCCTCTCCCTCATGAGCCTTGGCGCATCCCACGGTGACGTTGTGGTGCTGCGGGCCGAGGGCGACGGCGCGGACGCCGCGCTTGAGCGGCTGGTCCAGATCCTGGAAACGGATCACGACGCCGAATAG
- a CDS encoding SRPBCC family protein, whose translation METLQESVDVEVPVSTAYNQWTQFESFPRFMKGVESVEQIDETSLHFCTSVAGVKREYDAQILEQTPDRCIAWVSKDKPRNAGRVTFEDLGEDLCRVNVELEWEPESLLERAGAAAHVDEQQVSSDLVRFKEFIETRGIETGAWRAVVDRGEVDATGAN comes from the coding sequence GTGGAAACCTTGCAGGAAAGCGTGGACGTCGAGGTACCCGTCAGCACGGCCTACAACCAGTGGACACAGTTCGAATCGTTCCCCCGCTTCATGAAGGGCGTCGAATCCGTCGAGCAGATCGACGAAACCTCCCTCCATTTCTGCACCAGTGTGGCAGGCGTCAAGCGCGAATACGATGCCCAGATCCTTGAGCAGACGCCGGACCGGTGCATCGCCTGGGTCAGCAAGGACAAGCCCCGCAACGCCGGCAGGGTCACGTTCGAGGACCTGGGAGAGGACCTCTGCCGCGTGAACGTAGAACTCGAATGGGAGCCGGAGAGCCTGCTGGAGCGGGCCGGAGCCGCAGCACACGTTGATGAGCAGCAGGTGTCATCCGACCTGGTCCGGTTTAAGGAGTTCATCGAAACCCGGGGCATCGAGACGGGTGCCTGGCGTGCCGTGGTGGACCGGGGCGAAGTGGACGCTACGGGAGCCAACTGA
- a CDS encoding hexose kinase yields MIVTLTANPSLDRTVALPGPLERGEVQRAVSVRQESGGKGVNVSRALVTSGLETLAVLPGAESDPVLAGLREEGVPFASLDIHEPLRTNVALTEPGGVTTKINEPGPVLAEDAQEALISLLLERSRGASWVVLAGSLPPGVPADFYATVTRRLRNADAGAGVPMIAVDSSGAPLAAAVADDATEAASGKPDLLKPNAEELAELAAAAGFSSVSTAEELEADPYAAAAAAAAVVRSGVGAVLATLGSKGAVLVTTDGAWLATHPPVTAVSTVGAGDSSLAGYLLAASQGAAPADCLRQAVAHGAAAASLPGSTVPAVHQTTPDAVTITALRKD; encoded by the coding sequence ATGATTGTCACCCTCACAGCCAACCCGAGCCTGGACCGGACGGTGGCACTGCCCGGCCCCCTCGAGCGGGGCGAGGTGCAGCGCGCAGTCTCCGTCCGCCAGGAATCCGGCGGCAAGGGCGTGAACGTTTCCCGGGCCCTCGTGACCTCCGGCCTCGAAACGCTTGCGGTGCTGCCTGGCGCGGAATCCGATCCCGTGCTGGCCGGCCTGCGGGAAGAGGGCGTGCCCTTCGCGTCGCTGGACATCCACGAACCCCTGCGCACCAACGTGGCGTTGACCGAGCCGGGCGGTGTGACCACCAAGATCAACGAACCCGGCCCGGTCCTCGCAGAGGACGCCCAGGAGGCGCTGATCAGCCTGCTGCTGGAACGGTCGCGCGGGGCCAGCTGGGTGGTCCTGGCGGGCTCGCTTCCGCCCGGCGTCCCGGCGGATTTCTACGCCACGGTCACCCGGCGGCTGCGCAATGCTGACGCCGGAGCCGGGGTACCAATGATTGCCGTCGACTCCTCCGGGGCGCCGCTGGCAGCGGCCGTCGCAGACGACGCAACAGAAGCCGCGTCCGGAAAACCGGACCTGCTTAAACCCAACGCCGAGGAGCTGGCGGAACTGGCCGCAGCAGCAGGTTTTTCCTCGGTGAGCACGGCTGAGGAACTCGAAGCGGACCCGTATGCTGCCGCTGCGGCAGCTGCCGCCGTCGTGCGTTCCGGTGTGGGGGCCGTGTTGGCAACGCTCGGTTCAAAGGGCGCTGTCCTCGTGACGACCGACGGCGCGTGGCTGGCCACGCACCCGCCGGTCACCGCAGTCAGTACGGTCGGCGCCGGTGATTCGTCGCTTGCCGGCTATCTGCTGGCCGCCAGCCAGGGCGCCGCCCCGGCTGACTGCCTCCGCCAGGCTGTGGCGCATGGCGCCGCCGCCGCTTCCCTGCCGGGCTCCACCGTCCCGGCAGTCCACCAAACAACCCCCGACGCCGTAACCATCACGGCCCTCCGGAAGGATTGA
- a CDS encoding DeoR/GlpR family DNA-binding transcription regulator, giving the protein MFAEERQQQIAGLVAASGRASVTDLAERFRITTETVRRDLAALESAGTVRRVHGGAVSADRFSTTEESILERTIQRQAQKLRIAEAALGFLPKGPSSSILLDAGSTTEVLADLLARRGAAAAAKPADPAQELLVITHAVPIAAKLASTPGIALQILGGRVRGLTQAAVGQGTVEAAGRLRPDIAFVGTNGIHASFGLSTPDSEEAAVKAAFVHSARRIVVLADSSKLEAETLVQFASLKDLDTVITDRTPGSELAAALAEAGVEVVVA; this is encoded by the coding sequence GTGTTTGCCGAGGAGCGTCAGCAGCAGATCGCCGGGCTCGTTGCAGCCAGCGGCCGCGCCAGCGTGACCGACCTCGCCGAGCGCTTCCGCATCACCACCGAAACCGTCCGCCGGGACCTGGCCGCCCTGGAATCGGCCGGAACGGTGCGCCGCGTGCATGGCGGGGCGGTCTCCGCAGACCGCTTCAGCACCACCGAGGAGAGCATCCTCGAGCGGACCATCCAGCGGCAGGCGCAGAAGCTCCGCATCGCCGAGGCCGCCCTGGGCTTCCTCCCGAAGGGCCCCTCCAGCAGCATCCTCCTCGACGCCGGTTCCACCACCGAAGTCCTCGCCGACCTCCTGGCCCGCCGCGGCGCCGCAGCTGCGGCCAAACCCGCCGATCCTGCCCAGGAACTCCTCGTCATCACGCACGCCGTGCCCATCGCCGCCAAGCTCGCCAGCACCCCTGGCATCGCACTGCAGATCCTGGGCGGCCGGGTCCGCGGGCTCACGCAGGCAGCGGTGGGCCAGGGCACGGTGGAAGCCGCCGGCAGGCTGCGCCCGGACATCGCCTTCGTGGGGACCAATGGCATCCATGCAAGCTTCGGCCTCAGCACACCAGACTCTGAAGAAGCCGCCGTTAAGGCTGCCTTCGTCCATTCGGCGCGCCGCATTGTGGTGCTGGCCGATTCGTCCAAGCTGGAAGCGGAAACGCTCGTCCAGTTCGCCTCGTTGAAAGATCTGGATACCGTGATCACTGACCGCACACCCGGCTCCGAACTAGCTGCGGCCCTCGCCGAGGCCGGCGTGGAGGTGGTAGTCGCATGA
- a CDS encoding phospholipase, which produces METVVWSRPEEERAGTPLLVMMHGYGTDESRMVNLFDYLPREFTCAALRAPMPIANGYGWFLLDYFLTNDFADVITAANSVFSWIDAARTPHSSVSLLGYSQGMAMASTLLRLRPRDFPAVVGLSGFVLNNDLLALSESLDERPPFFWGRDKADLVINGDATAYTEEWLNTHTRLTARTYPGMGHAMSKAEMVDVSAFLRHYVLA; this is translated from the coding sequence ATGGAGACGGTTGTGTGGTCCAGGCCGGAGGAGGAGCGCGCCGGCACCCCGCTGCTGGTGATGATGCACGGCTATGGCACGGATGAATCCCGGATGGTGAATCTTTTCGACTATCTCCCCAGGGAATTCACCTGCGCGGCACTCCGGGCGCCAATGCCCATCGCGAACGGCTATGGCTGGTTCCTGCTGGATTATTTCCTGACTAACGATTTCGCCGACGTCATCACGGCCGCCAACTCCGTGTTTTCCTGGATCGACGCGGCCAGGACACCCCACAGCAGCGTGAGCCTGCTGGGCTATTCGCAGGGGATGGCCATGGCGAGCACGCTCCTGCGCCTGCGGCCGCGGGACTTCCCGGCCGTAGTGGGGCTTTCCGGCTTCGTCCTGAACAATGACCTGCTTGCGCTCAGCGAGTCCCTCGACGAACGGCCCCCGTTCTTCTGGGGGAGGGACAAGGCCGACCTCGTCATCAACGGGGACGCCACCGCCTACACGGAGGAGTGGCTGAACACGCATACCCGGCTCACGGCGCGGACCTATCCGGGAATGGGCCACGCCATGTCCAAGGCCGAGATGGTGGACGTCAGCGCGTTTCTTCGTCACTACGTCCTGGCCTGA
- a CDS encoding Ku protein has translation MRAIWKGAIAFGLVNVPVKVYSATEDHDISLHQVHNADGGRIRYQRRCEVCSEIVDYSDIEKAYEDDGRTVILTKEELKSIPAENSHEIEVVQFVPSEQLDPIMFEKSYYLEPDSKSPKAYMLLRRALEDTERVAVVQFALRDKTRLGALRIRDDVLMLQALLWADEVREASFPALDTSIRISAQEREMSAALVESMASDFEPEQFTDDYQAQLRQLIEAKLEKGDALDTEETFGAEAEGGNGEVIDLMEALKRSLDKKRGGGSAAQEPSEDESDGDEPSSPAKRGSGSRGTGGRATSSRSSGSRTSAAKKAAGGSDAETAKSGTAGTRSKTDASKTGTASKTSTASKTSAASKTGTASKTGTASKTGTASKTGTAAKTGTAAKSTTKPAPTAKTARKGA, from the coding sequence ATGAGAGCCATCTGGAAAGGCGCCATCGCGTTCGGGCTGGTCAACGTCCCGGTGAAGGTCTACAGCGCCACCGAGGACCACGACATCAGCCTCCATCAGGTGCACAATGCCGACGGCGGCCGGATCCGCTACCAGCGCCGCTGTGAGGTCTGCAGCGAGATCGTTGACTACTCCGACATTGAGAAGGCCTACGAGGACGACGGCCGGACGGTGATCCTCACCAAGGAGGAGCTCAAGTCCATTCCCGCGGAGAACAGCCACGAAATCGAAGTGGTGCAGTTCGTCCCGTCCGAACAGCTTGACCCCATCATGTTCGAGAAGAGCTATTACCTGGAGCCGGATTCCAAGTCTCCGAAGGCCTACATGCTGCTTCGCCGGGCCCTGGAGGATACCGAACGTGTGGCGGTGGTGCAGTTCGCGCTGCGGGACAAGACCCGGCTGGGGGCCCTGCGGATCCGCGACGACGTCCTGATGCTGCAGGCGCTGCTGTGGGCGGACGAAGTCCGGGAAGCATCGTTTCCTGCCCTGGACACGTCCATCCGCATTTCCGCGCAGGAACGGGAGATGTCCGCCGCGCTGGTCGAGTCCATGGCCTCCGACTTCGAGCCCGAGCAGTTCACCGACGACTACCAGGCGCAGCTTCGGCAGCTCATCGAGGCGAAGCTGGAAAAGGGCGACGCGCTGGACACGGAAGAGACGTTCGGCGCCGAAGCCGAGGGTGGAAACGGCGAAGTGATCGACCTGATGGAGGCCCTGAAGCGCAGCCTCGACAAGAAGCGCGGGGGAGGGTCCGCCGCACAGGAACCGTCCGAAGACGAGTCGGACGGGGATGAGCCGTCCAGCCCCGCCAAGCGCGGTAGCGGAAGCCGCGGCACCGGCGGCCGGGCCACCAGCAGCCGGAGCAGCGGGAGCAGGACCAGCGCCGCCAAGAAGGCGGCCGGGGGTTCCGACGCCGAGACTGCCAAGAGCGGTACAGCCGGGACCCGCAGCAAGACCGACGCTTCCAAGACGGGCACTGCATCGAAAACCAGCACTGCATCGAAGACCAGCGCGGCTTCCAAGACCGGCACGGCTTCTAAAACCGGCACGGCTTCTAAAACCGGCACGGCTTCTAAAACCGGCACGGCGGCGAAGACCGGTACCGCTGCCAAGTCCACCACGAAGCCCGCCCCCACGGCGAAGACCGCGCGGAAGGGCGCCTGA
- a CDS encoding ATP-dependent DNA ligase — protein sequence MAGGKERVRVGGRELTLTNLDKVMYPATGTTKADVIAYYAAVAPALIAAARNRPATRKRWVHGVGTQDQPGEMFFQKNLDDSAPGWVPRAAITHKNNTIYYPLVNDPATLTWLAQIASLEIHVPQWTVDSHGSALPPDRLVLDLDPGEGAGLPECVEVARLARTILQDVGLDPVPVTSGSKGIHLYAVLTGRQTSDEVSAFARELARALEADHPDLAVSDMKKTLRTGKVLVDWSQNNAAKTTIVPYSLRGRLHPTVAAPRTWRELSSPSLKHLDYEEVMRRVAAGKDAFAQISAATGHPGAGHDAAHAGTSHPNTGPSHAAPAPPKAAGVRGGGHADPRLNKYRSLRDQGKTPEPFTAEEHHAAKANGVPAQAGKEIFVIQEHHASRLHYDFRLEHEGVLVSWALPKGVPESGDKNHLAVQTEDHPMDYADFEGDIPKGEYGAGSVSIWDKGVYELEKWVNGKEVIATLTGREGGGLGGTRRFALIHTGKGHGEESQWLIHLMDRVPGARKKPASTKEWASTKAPAGVKEPASPARTAASKPAAPRKESLREDPAPMLASAGTPADLHGSEWLFELKWDGIRALVVADGGRIRLLSRNGNDMSASYPEFTDRNCWPPQDFIADGEIIAVGPSGRPDFGLLQGRMKLTRPGDVKRARANIPVRMMLFDLLADGGDDLRKLSLRKRRERLAAFFEPADCPVELSETLDDRVEHILESARELGLEGVMAKRADSRYVSGQRTHTWIKLKIEQTQEVVVGGWRPGRGDRSNTVGSLLVGIPEGKTLRYVGRVGSGFSMRELEELRKKVEGLARKTSPFDDVPSADAADARWVNPDLVGEVTFGEWTGSGKLRHPVWRGWRLDKEPADVVMES from the coding sequence ATGGCCGGCGGTAAGGAACGCGTGCGGGTCGGCGGCCGCGAACTGACCCTGACCAACCTCGACAAGGTGATGTATCCCGCCACCGGCACCACCAAGGCGGACGTCATCGCCTACTACGCCGCCGTGGCCCCGGCGCTGATCGCCGCCGCCAGGAACCGTCCGGCAACCCGCAAGAGGTGGGTGCACGGGGTGGGCACCCAAGACCAGCCCGGCGAAATGTTTTTCCAGAAGAACCTGGACGACTCGGCCCCGGGCTGGGTGCCCCGCGCCGCCATCACGCACAAGAACAACACCATCTACTATCCGCTGGTCAATGATCCGGCAACCCTCACCTGGCTGGCACAAATCGCCTCTCTGGAGATCCACGTGCCGCAGTGGACGGTGGACTCCCACGGCAGCGCCCTGCCTCCCGACCGGCTGGTCCTGGACCTCGATCCCGGGGAGGGCGCGGGACTGCCCGAATGCGTGGAGGTGGCCAGGCTGGCGCGGACCATCCTTCAGGACGTGGGGCTCGATCCCGTTCCGGTCACCAGCGGCAGCAAGGGGATCCACCTGTATGCGGTGCTGACCGGGAGACAGACCTCGGATGAGGTATCAGCTTTCGCCCGTGAACTGGCCCGCGCGCTGGAGGCCGACCACCCTGACCTGGCCGTCAGTGACATGAAGAAGACCCTCAGGACGGGAAAGGTGCTGGTCGACTGGAGCCAGAACAACGCCGCGAAGACCACGATCGTTCCCTATTCACTCCGCGGCCGCCTGCACCCCACTGTGGCGGCCCCGCGGACCTGGCGGGAATTGAGTTCACCGTCGCTCAAGCACCTGGACTACGAGGAGGTCATGCGCCGGGTGGCGGCCGGCAAGGACGCCTTCGCCCAGATCAGTGCGGCCACCGGCCATCCCGGTGCCGGCCACGACGCTGCCCACGCCGGCACGAGCCACCCCAACACGGGCCCCAGCCACGCAGCCCCCGCACCTCCGAAAGCAGCCGGAGTGCGCGGCGGCGGGCACGCGGATCCCCGGCTGAACAAGTACCGGTCCCTGCGCGACCAAGGCAAGACGCCGGAGCCGTTCACGGCGGAAGAACATCACGCGGCAAAGGCCAACGGCGTGCCGGCGCAGGCGGGCAAGGAGATCTTCGTCATTCAGGAACACCACGCCAGCCGGCTCCATTACGACTTCCGGCTCGAGCACGAGGGCGTGCTGGTCTCCTGGGCGCTGCCGAAGGGCGTGCCGGAGTCCGGGGACAAGAACCATCTGGCGGTACAGACCGAGGACCACCCCATGGATTACGCCGATTTTGAGGGCGACATCCCCAAGGGCGAGTACGGGGCGGGCAGCGTGAGCATCTGGGACAAAGGTGTCTATGAGCTCGAAAAATGGGTCAACGGCAAGGAAGTCATCGCCACGCTCACGGGCCGTGAGGGCGGCGGGCTGGGCGGCACCCGGAGGTTTGCCCTGATCCACACCGGGAAGGGCCATGGCGAGGAGTCACAGTGGCTAATTCACCTGATGGACAGGGTCCCGGGGGCACGGAAAAAGCCGGCCAGCACCAAGGAATGGGCCAGCACCAAGGCACCGGCTGGCGTCAAAGAACCCGCGAGCCCGGCACGCACGGCGGCTTCCAAGCCAGCAGCGCCCCGAAAGGAATCCCTCCGGGAGGACCCGGCCCCGATGCTCGCCTCGGCGGGCACCCCGGCGGACCTGCACGGCAGTGAGTGGCTTTTCGAACTCAAATGGGACGGAATCCGTGCGCTGGTGGTGGCGGACGGCGGGCGGATCAGGCTCCTGAGCCGCAACGGCAACGACATGTCGGCCAGCTATCCCGAATTTACGGACAGGAATTGCTGGCCGCCGCAGGACTTCATCGCGGACGGCGAGATTATCGCCGTCGGGCCTTCCGGCCGGCCCGACTTCGGGCTGCTGCAGGGAAGGATGAAGCTGACCAGGCCGGGCGACGTGAAACGGGCCCGTGCCAACATCCCGGTACGGATGATGCTCTTTGACCTGCTGGCCGACGGCGGCGACGACTTGCGCAAGCTTTCCCTGCGTAAGCGGCGGGAACGCCTCGCTGCCTTCTTCGAGCCCGCCGACTGCCCGGTGGAACTGTCGGAGACCCTGGATGACCGGGTGGAACACATCCTGGAAAGCGCCCGCGAGCTGGGCCTCGAAGGCGTGATGGCCAAGCGGGCGGACAGCCGCTACGTCAGCGGGCAGCGGACGCACACGTGGATCAAGCTCAAGATCGAGCAGACCCAGGAAGTGGTGGTGGGCGGCTGGCGTCCGGGCAGGGGCGACAGGTCCAACACCGTGGGCTCGCTGCTGGTGGGCATTCCGGAGGGCAAAACGCTGCGTTACGTAGGCCGCGTGGGAAGTGGCTTCAGCATGCGTGAGCTGGAGGAACTGCGGAAAAAGGTGGAGGGGCTGGCGCGGAAGACGTCACCGTTCGATGACGTTCCTTCGGCGGACGCCGCGGACGCGCGCTGGGTGAACCCTGACCTGGTGGGTGAAGTGACCTTCGGGGAGTGGACCGGGAGTGGCAAACTACGGCATCCGGTGTGGCGCGGCTGGCGGCTGGACAAAGAGCCCGCGGACGTTGTGATGGAATCATAG